A single genomic interval of Danio aesculapii chromosome 5, fDanAes4.1, whole genome shotgun sequence harbors:
- the asgr1c.2 gene encoding asialoglycoprotein receptor 1 produces MDTLSASVSSIMSKLTADSRRTSLMFLQSISHNQRILDELSSSMENLKNLMMEMRSSVRSLTYRISITKLLEPGCSDSAWVIFSNSCYLFSSDEMSWTEAKDYCEEKGAWLLKMEDEDHWQFITVFTQPFPYWIGLTDQNTGQWRWMDGTNYTLNKEHWRPGQPDDWTEHGLGEEGEDCAHITYEGLLNDAHCSIKMKFICEMKK; encoded by the exons ATGGACACTCTGAGCGCTTCAGTGTCATCAATTATGTCTAAACTGACAGCAGATAGTAGGAGGACATCTCTTATGTTTCTACAGTCTATTTCACACAACCAGCGTATCTTGG ATGAACTGTCAAGCTCAATGGAGAACCTGAAGAATTTAATGATGGAAATGCGGTCATCTGTTCGATCTCTTACTTACAGAATTTCCATAACCA AATTACTTGAACCAGGCTGCAGTGACTCTGCTTGGGTTATTTTCAGCAATAGCTGTTACCTCTTCTCTAGTGATGAAATGAGCTGGACAGAAGCAAAAGATTACTGCGAAGAGAAAGGCGCATGGCTCTTAAAAATGGAAGATGAGGATCATTGG CAATTTATTACTGTTTTCACCCAACCATTTCCTTACTGGATCGGCCTAACAGATCAGAACACAGGCCAgtggagatggatggatggaacgaattACACCTTGAATAAAGA ACACTGGAGACCTGGACAGCCGGATGACTGGACTGAACATGGCTTAGGAGAGGAAGGAGAGGACTGTGCGCATATCACATATGAAGGGCTCCTCAATGACGCCCACTGCTCCATCAAAATGAAGTTTATttgtgaaatgaaaaaataa